Proteins from a single region of Nerophis lumbriciformis linkage group LG36, RoL_Nlum_v2.1, whole genome shotgun sequence:
- the LOC140677582 gene encoding E3 SUMO-protein ligase ZBED1-like encodes MMVIDMRPLNMVEGEGFQKMIKRFHSGYTLPSRTYFTKLMEQKYTKKMNEVKAILKNVKGKLTLTTDAWTSMATEAYLGVTIHFVNDEWELASINLTTMPLNEKHTAENIASWIEDVVNKFEINIKLVQVIVHDNAANVVAALRVLEERHGVSSLRCVGHTLQLVVNHALKDNHISRALGAARSLVEHFRKSELSSTKLKVKQKQMGSPDHSLIQDVSVRWNSSFYMISRLLEQRWPITATLSDPEVTQRGKHFLDLKADQWSLLEELEQVLKPFECATVYLSGESYVTVSAVPLLVKGLRKATQTAFENASIKCFQVTAAREITSRWEAETTFKDDGPNVCILAAALDPRFRKLKFLTADECLKVQYKLHAIVLEEKRREKETHAQQGTAMQVERPDADRRPVSLLDTLLGSDSDELSNNEEDNNDSNDAEMVRNELVSYFGESPISKDENPLKWWKEHQARFPNLAMLARSYLSVPATSTPSERLFSAAGNIVNKKRTSLTPEHVDMLTFLHYNC; translated from the coding sequence ATGATGGTCATAGACATGAGGCCATTAAATATGGTAGAGGGGGAAGGgtttcaaaaaatgatcaaacggtttcactctggctacacactaccatcaagaacctacttcactaagcttatggagcaaaaatacacaaagaaaatgaatgaagtcaaagcaatcctgaaaaatgtgaaaggaaaactgacactcacaactgatgcatggacaagtatggccactgaagcttaccttggtgtcaccattcactttgttaatgatgagtgggagcttgcctcaattaacttgacaacaatgcccctcaatgaaaagcacactgcagaaaacattgcctcttggattgaggatgttgtcaataagtttgaaataaacataaaactagtacaagtcattgtacatgacaatgctgcaaatgttgttgcagctttaagagttcttgaggaaagacatggtgtttcatccctcagatgtgttggccatactctacagcttgtagttaaccatgctctaaaggacaaccacatcagcagagctttaggagcagcaagaagtttggtcgagcacttcagaaaaagtgagctatccagtacaaaactaaaggttaagcaaaaacaaatgggttctccagaccacagcctcatacaagatgtgtctgtgagatggaacagttccttttacatgattagtcgcctgcttgagcagaggtggccaataacagcaactctgtcagatccggaggtcactcaaagagggaagcattttctggatcttaaggctgaccagtggagcttgcttgaagaacttgaacaagttctgaaaccttttgaatgtgcaactgtgtacctgagtggagaatcttatgtaacagtttccgctgtccctctgctggtcaaagggcttcggaaggctacacaaactgcttttgaaaatgcatcaatcaagtgtttccaggtcactgctgcacgtgagataacatccaggtgggaagccgagaccacattcaaagatgatggaccaaatgtgtgcatattagcagctgcacttgacccacgattcaggaagctgaaattcctgactgcagatgagtgtttaaaagttcaatacaagctgcatgcaatagttctggaggagaaaagaagggaaaaggagacacacgctcaacagggcacagcaatgcaagtggaaagaccagatgctgacaggcggcctgtatctttactagacacacttcttggctcagattcagatgaactcagcaacaatgaggaagacaacaatgacagtaatgatgctgaaatggtcagaaacgagttagtgtcttattttggagaatcccccatttccaaggatgaaaacccattaaaatggtggaaagaacatcaggcaaggtttccaaatctggcaatgctggctcggtcttacctctcagttccagccacatcgaccccttctgagcgcctattttcagctgctgggaatattgtaaacaagaaaagaaccagcctcaccccagagcatgtagacatgctaacctttcttcattacaactgttag